The nucleotide window AGGAGTTTGATACCCTTTCGGACGGTTTCGTCACTTTCCCCAAGACCAATTATGAAGTTCGAAGAGACCCGGTTTTTGCCGAAAACATTCACTGCGGTGTCGAGAGCATCAAGAATTGTGTAAAGCGAGAGGTCCGGACAGAAACGGCGGAAAAGCTCGGGGTCCATAGTTTCCACGTTGTATTTTATCTCGCATGCGCCTGCAGAATAAAGTTCTTCTGACGAACCTGTCGTGGGATAGACAGAGACGCCTATTGGGAGATCGTACTCACTTGTAAGCTGTTTTATGATACTTACCGCTCTCTGGACTTCTTTCTTTGGCGAAACAGCTATACCGCTGGTGAAGGAAATTGCCTTTAGTTCGCCTGTTGCATAAGCTTCCTCAACCATTTGTATAACCTTTGCACTGTCCTTTACCCCACCATGCATTTTCGGTACCGGACAAAATTGGCAATCGTATACACATTTTTCAGATAATGTAATGTATGCCTGTTCCGGACAGTGACAAAGCGGACGTTCAAGTACTCCCCTGGCAACTACGTCATCGTTTTTAAGAACTACCACATGCTCATCTTCAGGCACTACACGCAAAGGAGACGCATCATTGATTGTAAGCCTCACTCTCTGGTTTCCAGACTTCAGAAAAATTGAGGAGCCTCCTGCTCCGGGTCCGGCTGTAGCCTTGCTCTCAAGCTTATCAGGGAGAAGGGATTTATCGACCTGAGCACTCCCTATGCTCAAAAGAGCTGCCTTAATATCTGTGTTCAGTTCTTTGTCCATAATCATACACTTCAGAAAGTAAATCATTAAGTATATTTACTCAGTACAGTTACTATGTATCAATGATAGTGTTTACAATTGTAAACTAAATTAAGTAACAATTGTGAACAACTCAATATTAACAATTGTGAACTTAAAAAGGTTATGATTGCTTCCAATTAATTAAAGGAAGATGAATATTAAAAATTGAAAAAGATTTTTTTATTTCAGGTCCAATCCCAAGTTCTGGTTCATAGGTTTTCTTTAATAGAGCAACAAATCTTAATATGAAGTCTCAAATCCTTTTTTCCGTAAAGGATAATTTTTACCTCAAAAAGTAGGTTTAAATATCAGAAACAATTAGTATAATACCACATATTCACGATTGTGAATTGCTGTGTCAGGGTGGTGGAAAGGCTACGCAGTGGCCTGCAGATCCATTTTGTCCTGGTTCGATTCCGGGCTCTGGCTTAAAAGTTTTCTCATAAACCTTAGTCGAAAACTTTTGGTAAGAAATTCTCAGGATTTTTTTACTCCTGAAAATTAAACAACAATAAATGAATAGTAAAAACAGGTACTTACGACCTTATTGAGTATGTTGATGTTTAAACAACCTAAATCTTATACTGGTACTGTGATTCCGAAGTAGGCATAAAATTTGACTTTTGAATAGATCTGAAAATCACAAATTTTTCCAGGAAATAAGGAATTGATTTTGGAATCGAAGTACTAGCAACTTAAATTGGTGGTACTATTGATTTCTGTTTTCAACTGTGCAAGTTTGAATCTATTACGAGAAAAACAAATTTCTATTTAACGGGATTCAAAATGACTAATATTGAAGTTAGAGAATTAGTGCCGTCCGAATATAGAGAATGGGACTTGCTTGTAAAAGAAGCTAAACCTGGTACACTCTTTCATACGAGTGACTGGCTGGAAACTTATAGAAATGTTCTTTCAAAGGATCTTAGGATTTACGGTTGTTTCAGAAACGATGAGCTTGTAGGTGGATGCCCTCTTTTTGTAAGGAACTTCAAGGGAATCCTTAAAATGGCATCTTCAATCAGTAATATGATTGATTACTGTGGCCCTCTTGTAAAAGAAAGTTCCAATACCAAAGCAAGTAAAAGAGTACAGGAAACTCACGAAATATTTGACGCACTCAGGAAATTTCTGTGCAGACAGGATTTTGATAGTATTCACCTGAGACTCTCTCCGGGAATCGAGGATATTAGACCGTTTACCTGGAATGGATGGGACTCAAAGGTTCATTATACCCATCACCTGGATCTGAAGGAAAATGTGGATAATAATATCTCAAGGACAATAAGGAAGGATCTCAAGTCTGTATTAAAGGCAGGACTTGAAACAAAGATATTGAATGATCTTGAAACTTATTATAGTCTGCTTTCCAAAACATATGAGAGGCAGAATCTCAAACCACCGTTACCCAAAAAAATTTTCGAAAAGATTTTTGACCTTATTCGGGAAAAAGATATCGGTTATATGCTTGTATCCGAAACTCCAGAAGGAGAAGCCGTTGCAGCACATTTGACTCTTTACGGAAAAGAAAGTACGATTGGTTGGTCTTCTGTCCGTAATCCGTCTTTTAATCTGAGAGGATCAAATGCTCTTCTTTACTATAATGAGTTTCTCGACCTGCAGTCCAGGAATTTCGAATATATGAATGTTATGGCAGGAAACATTCCCAAATTTGCGGATTATATTAAAGGCTTTTCTCCCAAACTCGTTCCTTATTACAGTGTGACATTAGAGAATAAGAGGTATTCAATTCTCAAGGCTTTACACAAAATAGTGGCCTGATACAAAGAGCCAGATTGTTTTTGAGTTGTTGTTAGGTGAAAATGAGAATATCCCAAAAAATAATTATACACGGAAAGAATCAGAAATCAGGAGCACTTTTAATTACAAGTTTTCTCCTTTTTTTACAGGTATATCTTGTTAATATATATAATCCGCACGCAATTAATAAAAAACAAATTTCATCTAACCTTTAAACAAGTAATGTTTATATTTTTACTGTTAAACAGGAAAAATGGAGATTAAAAATGAAAGTCGCTATTGTTTCAACTGATGGTAAGGTTATAAACCAGCATTTTGGAAAAGCATCCAGATTCTTTATATTTGAGGTTGATAGCTGTGGAAAAATACAATTCTTAGAAGTAAGAGAGACCATACCTTTATGTGGTTCAGCAGATGAAGGGCATGCCGATGATGTTTTGAGCAGAATAATTTCTTTGATTTCTGACTGTGAGGCTTTGCTTTGCTCCAGAATTGGCAGCAGGCCGCAAGAAGAATTAAGGAAACATGGGATCAAACCAGTCGAAGCTCCATATTTTATTGATGAAGCCTTAAAAAGTTTATCTGAAGTTGAATAATCAGGATTTAACTGTTCCAGATAACCTTATTTCCGAACTACGGATTCATAAACGTTTAGCGAATATAACGACTTTCCAGATCTGAAAAATTACAGATACCGGAACGTTACAAACTTATTTTTGAGCCGCAATACTTCCTGTTTAACCTCTTGAACCTGCAAGAGTAATCTTGAGAACAATCTTGAGAATGATTTTGAGAACAATCTTGAGAACAATCTTGAGAACAATCTTGAGAACAATCTTGAGAACAATCTTGAGAACAATCTTGAGAACAATCTTGAGAACAATCTTGAGAACAATCTTGAGAACAATCTTGAGAACAATCTTGAGAACGACCTTTACTTTTGTTGAAATAGGAAAGGTTGCAAAACTGCTTTTTTCTGTCAAACAGGCGATTTACATCCTTAATCTACGAATATTGATAATTTTCAGGCACTTTTTGCCTTAAAAAAGAAATTTAAGTATTAATAATGAATAGGATGTTTTGTCAGTTCACATATGTGATGACTAAAGGAAAAGTGAAAAAACAACAGAACAGATAAGTTAATTTGAAGAAGGTAAAAATATGAACTCAACAAGGCTAAAGTATGAAAGGAGAGATCGTTGACGGAGCAAAGAATTCTGCCCTCGATCCGAATGAAAATATTGTTGAAGGAGTATGGAGAGAGCTTGGCGATGAGCTTACAGTTGAAATATTATGGGAAGCTCTTGATCTAACTGGGTTCTATATTCTCCTGCATACGGTATATCATATACTTCTTGCAGTAGAGTATGTATCTCTTGAAGTTAGAACCAGCCCTTTTAATCTGATTGAACAGAGTATCGCTCAAAATGAGAAAGATCTTCTTGAAGAAGGAAAATCCCGACTGTGGCAGATATTCAATAAATATCACATCTCAGAAACGGGGATTTCAATAAAAGGGATCAAAATGCGCAGACTGCTACGAACAGAAAATAAAAGGGATATAGGGTTATATGGGAACTTTGTCACAGAATCCAATAATACATTAACTCATCCTCTATTTCCATATATAACCGAAACCTTAACTTCTTCATACTGTTGATAATTGAGACTATAATCCCTAACCTCCGATTTTTCTTTTTTATGATATTTGCTGTAGCTTATTAGGTTTCCTGGCTATAATGGTTCTTACTGCGTGCTGGTGGGGAATATTGCTTGATTTACAATCAAATATAAACTCATTAGAATAAAGCAATTCCCAATCTTTATAATAGCTTTGGAGTTCCTGATTCTCATAAAGGTATTCATTTTTACCCCAATCAGGGGCAATCTTAACATCTGGATGTTCAACAAATGTGCACATTACATTAATGCCACCAGTCTCAGTATTATTTTTTATGTTCTCAAACTGGCGTTTTCTATTTTCCGGTCTAATGTATTGCAAAGTTCCAATGGAATAAACAATGTCAAACATTTTTGATAAAACAATCTCGTTTATGTCTGCTTCCATAGTTTCGATAGTTGTGCCGTTTTCTCTGGCTAATTTGACCGCCTTTTCTAAACCTGCCGGTGCAATTTCGACAGCCAAAACATTAAGACCTTGTAGAGCAAAGAAAACACTGTCTCTGCCTTCTCCTGCACCCATATCAACCAGTTTTTTATTGGTTATTTGGTCATCTGGAATAAACTCTAAAACCTTGTTCACCAACTCATTAGGTTCTTTACCCCAATAGTAATCGGGTTTTAAATAAATTTCTTGCAACTGCTCTTTGTCCATTATTCACATTACCGTTTTTTTAAATATTATAGCTTTGCTGTTGCCTTTAAAAAATTTGTTAACTATTTATAGATAATATTCAGTAATTTACCGTGTCCGAAAGTTCTCTATCGATACGAGCAGAAAGCTTTTGAAGAAAAATCTCAGTTTCTCTTTTCCGTAAAAGGCATGTTTTGCCTCAAAAAACAGGTTTAAATATTAAAAACGAGTATGATGTGTTGTCAATTCACAATTGTGAATACCAGTGCCAGGGTGGCAGAAAGGCTACGCAATGGACTGCAGATCCATTTATCCCGGTTCGATTCCAGGTTCTGTCTTAAAAGTTTTCTCATAAATTATAGTAGAAAACTTTTAGCAAGAAAATTTTAGGGTTTTTTGCCCTGAGGGAGGTTCAACATAAAGAAACTATGACAAAAACTAAAATAATAAATAGAAGCTTCACAATTGTGAAGCTTGCAGGCGCTAGTTGCCAAGTGACTTAACTTACAGGATAAAAACTTCTAGTTGTAAATGAACAGACCAAGATTAACTAACAAAACCCACAACCGAATTTGTATAACTCGCTTTCCGCAGAAGTTCACAAAAGAATACCCGTTTATCAATATGGGTATAGCCCTCCGAAATCAGTATCAGTTATACAGGATACTGGGCAGATAACCCCTCAATTGTGTACATCTGCGGAATAGGAGTACAATAACAAAAGATGCTGAGATGGCGGAAAGGCTACGCGATGGATTGCAACTCCATTATATCCCGGTTCGATTCCGGGTCTTAGCTTAGGGGTAGTATATGGACATAAGAACACAAAAAACATTTGAGGCACTTTTTGCCCTTGAAGATATTAGGGAGACTCTTAGACAAAGGCTTCCGAATATCACAAGTCCAGAAGAAGAAAACACCATTAAAGAAAGTGTAAACAGAGTCAGAAAAATTCTGGACGATATCGAAAACTATACCGGAACCCCGGAAGTAAGGAAAATAGCTGATAATATTGACATCAGGTCCAGAGAAGAAACAAATATCAACATACAGCCAATCCAGGCAGCAGGGAGGCTTACACCCGAAGCACGAAAAGCTCTCATAGCATATGGTGACGGCTATTCCACCTGTGATGCCTGCCGCAAACCTTTCAGGCTTGATAAAATAAGCAGTCCGCCTGTTGCTCCATTTCATGAACAGCTCGCAAGTTTCGTTAACATGGATGTGGCTAGAGTAGTACCAGGCGCAAGGAGAGGGTTCCAGGCGGTGGCTTCTACCTTGGTCAATAAAGGTGATTCCGTAATAGTTTCAGCTCTTGCCCATTATACCGAATTTCTTGCAGTAGAAGGAGCAGGAGGAATAGTTAGAGAAGTACCCTTAAATGAGCACAATCTTGTAACTGCAGATGCTACTGCTGAGAAAATTGAAGCGGTTAAACAGGAAACAGGCAAATCACCGGTACTGGTAATGATTGACCACTTTGATTACCAGTACGCAAATGAGCATGATGTAAAAGGCATTGCAAAAGTTGCTCATCAGTATGACATTCCTTTCCTGTATAACGGAGCATATACTGTTGGTGTCAGGCCGGTTGATGGAAAAAGTATCGGTGCGGATTTTGTTGTAGGTTCAGGCCATAAAAGTATGGCATCTCCTGCACCTTCAGGGATACTGGCAACAACTGAGGAGTGGGCTCCGAAGATATTCCGTACGACTCAGATGACCGGTGATCTAACCAAACGCAAATTTGGGGTAAAGGAAGTAGAGATGCTTGGCTGCACACTGATGGGTTCAACACTGCTGGGTATGATGGCTTCATTCCCTACGGTTAAGGAGAGAGTAAATAACTGGGAAAACGAGCTGAAAAAATCGAATTATCTGATCGATGGCCTGCTTGCTATCGAAGGCAGTAAAATCGTCTCAGAATATCCACGCAAACATACCCTTTCCAAAGTTGACACTATCAAGAGCTTCGATCTTATAGCACAGGAACATAAACGCAGAGGTTTCTTCCTTTCGGACGAACTTTCAAGCAAGGGCATTGTCGGAGAATTTGCAGGGGCCACACGCGTATGGAAACTTAATACATACGGGCTTTCATGGGATAAGGTTCGCTATGTGGTAGATACGTTTCAGGAAATCGCTGAAAAATACAACATTCATGTAAACAGAGAGGAAAATTCCAATGACTAATAACTACAAATTAGGAACACTTGCCCTTCACGCTGGACAGGTCCCAGATCCAACAACAGGAGCACGTGTTGTACCGATATATCAGACAACATCGTATGTTTTCAAGGATACCGATCATGCAGCTAATCTTTTTGGCATCAAAGAGCTGGGTAATATCTACACCCGAATAATGAATCCCACTACTGATGTTTTCGAACAACGCATAGCTGCCATTGAGGGTGGGACCGGAGCTCTCGGAGTCTCATCCGGTTCAGCAGCAATAGCTTATGCCCTATTAGCTATTACAAGAGTAGGAGACGAAATTGTATCCGGAAATAATCTTTACGGCGGAACCTATGAACTTTTTAATTACACTTTTCCCAAATTTGGAAGAAAAGTGATATTCGTAGACTCAACGGATCTAGAAGCTTACCGGAAAGCTATAAATGAGAAAACCAGAGCTGTTTATATCGAGTCATTGGGTAACCCGAAACTTGATGTTCCGGATTTTGAGGCAATCGCAGAGATTGCTCATGAAGCCGGGATCCCACTTGTAGTAGACAACACAAGTGCTGTTGGGCTTGTTAGACCTATTGAACATGGCGCTGATATCGTTGTGCATTCGGCAACCAAATTCATTGGCGGACACGGAAACTCAATTGCCGGTTCTATAGTAGATTCCGGAAAATTCTCCTGGAATAACGGTAAGTTTCCGGAATTCACAGACCCTGATCCGGAGTATCACGGCCTGAAATACTGGGATACATTTTCAGCCTTTCCCGGACTTGGAAATGTTGCATTAGTCTTTAAGATAAGGCTACAGCTTCTTCGAGATATAGGTGCAGCTATTTCACCTTTTAATTCATTCCTGTTGCTTCAGGGACTTGAAACCCTGCATCTGAGAATACAGAGGCACTCGGAGAATGCCCTCAAGGTGGCAGAATATCTTTCTAATCATCCGAAAGTCTTGTGGGTTAATTATCCCGGTTTACCGGATCATCCAAGCCACGAACTTGCATCCAGGTATCTCAAAGGTGGTTATGGTGCACTGATAGGTTTCGGCGTGAAAGGTGGCGTTGAAGAAGGTAAAAAATTTATTAACTCTGTGAAACTGCTTTCACACGTTGCGAATATAGGAGATTCTAAAAGCCTCGTAATCCATCCGGCAACTACCACACACCAACAATTAACCCCGACCGAACAGGAAGCGAATGGAGTCACGCCGGATTACATACGCCTTTCCGTAGGCACTGAGGATATAGAAGATATAATCTCGGATATAGAGCAGGCTCTTGAGCAAGTGTAACTTAATGGCACTTTCTGATACAAGAGTTAATTTAGATCTCAATGCTACAAAAAGACATTAAAAAACTGTTAACTGATGAGGTAAAACTCATCTGTTTATTTTCAGTGACTTTACTTTGTCTATTTAATTCTGTTATACTTTTTTTTAAAATGTTCGGCTGAAAAACAAGAGTGATGTTCATGGGCTTTGAAAAATTACGATAGGGAATAATGTGCTGGGTATCTGGTAGGTTATTAAAGACCCTTTATCAACTCTTTTTGACAACCCCTCGACCCTCCTAACTTTTCAATACCTGAGTGCTTATTCCTGATTTTCCACTCTTTAGATCATAGAGTTTTTTAGTATTAGGAATTATCTGGATAGGACTCAATTCAGTTTTTTCAGGATAATCCCCGGAGTTAAGAAGAAGTATAAAAGGCGCAGATGCCAGAGTCCCCAGATTATACTTGAGATTATGAGTGCTTTTTTTCTTTCAAGAGGAAGTAATTTAGGGAGTGAATAACCTCTCCAACCGAACTCTTCTCCAAAAGCTGAATGAAGTTTATGGTAGGAATGATCAGAATCTTTTAAATGCTCCTTACTAATGAACCTTCTAACAATAAGAGCCGAGATTCCGGGAAAAAACATGACAATAAGAGAAAATATACCCTGATATACGACTATGTTATCAGCAATATTTTTCTGTATGCAGCTGAATATCACATAATATAATTGTTAGGAAGAAAGTGAGTATGAGAAACCAGACAATTCCCTTTTTGTCAATTTTATCGTTCATTTTCCTCCAATAACGAGTTTAAGTGTATAAGCTTAATTTATTTGTTAAAGTTCTGCTTCTACTAAATAAATAGGTACTCAAAATCAATTCTTGAAAAGATTTGCACTTTTAATAGGGAAATCCGAAAAGTAATTTATCTCAAAAGCTGGTTTATGGAATAAGTAAAAAAGACAAAACAGAGTTTTCAGATAGTTTTTCCGAGATCAAAGATCTATATATTTATGGAACAGTATAATAAGTTGAATAACATAAAAGATGATACAATGAGCCTGAAAACTGTAAATTTCTATTATTTTTCCGGAACCGGAAACACTTTTTTAGTGGCTAAGAAAATGGAGGCCACTTTTAGCAGAAATGGGGTTAAGGTAAATTTGTACAGAATTGAAGATTCAAAGCCAGATGATATAAATTTAGAACATGCTATAGGTCTGGGGTTTCCTATAGCTGAATTTTCAACTTATGATTTTGTGTGGAATTTTGTAAAGTCACTTCCTGAAGCAAAGGGAACTAACGTTTTTATGGTAGCTACATTTGGAGGAATTTCAGGCGGGGTTGTAGGATCTATGAGTGAAATCCTGAAGAATAAAGGGTATACGCCTATAGGAGCTGAAGAGATCGTAATGCCTCCTAATATTTTTTATGTTCAGGACGAGAAAACCTGCAGTGTCAAGATAGAAAAAGGGATTAAAAAAGCCGAAGAATATGCAATGGATCTTATGAGTGGGAAATCCAGATGGGATTCAGCTTCTGTATTTTCTGATATGGCTTATTACATATCTACGGCTTGTTTAAAGTTAACAGAGATGAGTATAAATCAGAAATTAATACACCTGAAAACAGACATAGAAAAATGCACTAAATGCGGAATATGCATTAAACTTTGTCCTGTGGGAAATATATGTGTGAAAAACGAGTACCCAGAACACGGCTTTGAGTGTAGATACTGTTTGAGGTGTACGTCTTTTTGTCCGGCAAAGGCTATTTCCTGTCCTATTAATTATAAAGGGAAGACTTATAGAGCAGTTAAAGCCAGAGAACTTGTAAAATGATCACCAGTTTTTATACATATTAAACATTTGATGATATACCAAACAATCAAAACTCACATATGAATTCAAAGTTCTTGCTTTAAAACTGAAGTGAAAAGAGTGGAAAT belongs to Methanosarcina barkeri 3 and includes:
- a CDS encoding radical SAM protein, producing MDKELNTDIKAALLSIGSAQVDKSLLPDKLESKATAGPGAGGSSIFLKSGNQRVRLTINDASPLRVVPEDEHVVVLKNDDVVARGVLERPLCHCPEQAYITLSEKCVYDCQFCPVPKMHGGVKDSAKVIQMVEEAYATGELKAISFTSGIAVSPKKEVQRAVSIIKQLTSEYDLPIGVSVYPTTGSSEELYSAGACEIKYNVETMDPELFRRFCPDLSLYTILDALDTAVNVFGKNRVSSNFIIGLGESDETVRKGIKLLTNRCIIPILRPISPHPLRKNVKITRPDSARLLKLGSMLKDMLDHESLCVDKSRTMCLLCTGCDLTPHKDI
- a CDS encoding GNAT family N-acetyltransferase, which produces MTNIEVRELVPSEYREWDLLVKEAKPGTLFHTSDWLETYRNVLSKDLRIYGCFRNDELVGGCPLFVRNFKGILKMASSISNMIDYCGPLVKESSNTKASKRVQETHEIFDALRKFLCRQDFDSIHLRLSPGIEDIRPFTWNGWDSKVHYTHHLDLKENVDNNISRTIRKDLKSVLKAGLETKILNDLETYYSLLSKTYERQNLKPPLPKKIFEKIFDLIREKDIGYMLVSETPEGEAVAAHLTLYGKESTIGWSSVRNPSFNLRGSNALLYYNEFLDLQSRNFEYMNVMAGNIPKFADYIKGFSPKLVPYYSVTLENKRYSILKALHKIVA
- a CDS encoding NifB/NifX family molybdenum-iron cluster-binding protein codes for the protein MKVAIVSTDGKVINQHFGKASRFFIFEVDSCGKIQFLEVRETIPLCGSADEGHADDVLSRIISLISDCEALLCSRIGSRPQEELRKHGIKPVEAPYFIDEALKSLSEVE
- a CDS encoding methyltransferase domain-containing protein, whose product is MDKEQLQEIYLKPDYYWGKEPNELVNKVLEFIPDDQITNKKLVDMGAGEGRDSVFFALQGLNVLAVEIAPAGLEKAVKLARENGTTIETMEADINEIVLSKMFDIVYSIGTLQYIRPENRKRQFENIKNNTETGGINVMCTFVEHPDVKIAPDWGKNEYLYENQELQSYYKDWELLYSNEFIFDCKSSNIPHQHAVRTIIARKPNKLQQIS
- the pscS gene encoding O-phospho-L-seryl-tRNA:Cys-tRNA synthase, with translation MDIRTQKTFEALFALEDIRETLRQRLPNITSPEEENTIKESVNRVRKILDDIENYTGTPEVRKIADNIDIRSREETNINIQPIQAAGRLTPEARKALIAYGDGYSTCDACRKPFRLDKISSPPVAPFHEQLASFVNMDVARVVPGARRGFQAVASTLVNKGDSVIVSALAHYTEFLAVEGAGGIVREVPLNEHNLVTADATAEKIEAVKQETGKSPVLVMIDHFDYQYANEHDVKGIAKVAHQYDIPFLYNGAYTVGVRPVDGKSIGADFVVGSGHKSMASPAPSGILATTEEWAPKIFRTTQMTGDLTKRKFGVKEVEMLGCTLMGSTLLGMMASFPTVKERVNNWENELKKSNYLIDGLLAIEGSKIVSEYPRKHTLSKVDTIKSFDLIAQEHKRRGFFLSDELSSKGIVGEFAGATRVWKLNTYGLSWDKVRYVVDTFQEIAEKYNIHVNREENSND
- a CDS encoding O-acetylhomoserine aminocarboxypropyltransferase/cysteine synthase family protein; this translates as MTNNYKLGTLALHAGQVPDPTTGARVVPIYQTTSYVFKDTDHAANLFGIKELGNIYTRIMNPTTDVFEQRIAAIEGGTGALGVSSGSAAIAYALLAITRVGDEIVSGNNLYGGTYELFNYTFPKFGRKVIFVDSTDLEAYRKAINEKTRAVYIESLGNPKLDVPDFEAIAEIAHEAGIPLVVDNTSAVGLVRPIEHGADIVVHSATKFIGGHGNSIAGSIVDSGKFSWNNGKFPEFTDPDPEYHGLKYWDTFSAFPGLGNVALVFKIRLQLLRDIGAAISPFNSFLLLQGLETLHLRIQRHSENALKVAEYLSNHPKVLWVNYPGLPDHPSHELASRYLKGGYGALIGFGVKGGVEEGKKFINSVKLLSHVANIGDSKSLVIHPATTTHQQLTPTEQEANGVTPDYIRLSVGTEDIEDIISDIEQALEQV
- a CDS encoding CPBP family intramembrane glutamic endopeptidase, whose translation is MFFPGISALIVRRFISKEHLKDSDHSYHKLHSAFGEEFGWRGYSLPKLLPLERKKALIISSIIWGLWHLRLLYFFLTPGIILKKLN
- a CDS encoding EFR1 family ferrodoxin (N-terminal region resembles flavodoxins. C-terminal ferrodoxin region binds two 4Fe-4S clusters.) translates to MEQYNKLNNIKDDTMSLKTVNFYYFSGTGNTFLVAKKMEATFSRNGVKVNLYRIEDSKPDDINLEHAIGLGFPIAEFSTYDFVWNFVKSLPEAKGTNVFMVATFGGISGGVVGSMSEILKNKGYTPIGAEEIVMPPNIFYVQDEKTCSVKIEKGIKKAEEYAMDLMSGKSRWDSASVFSDMAYYISTACLKLTEMSINQKLIHLKTDIEKCTKCGICIKLCPVGNICVKNEYPEHGFECRYCLRCTSFCPAKAISCPINYKGKTYRAVKARELVK